From Debaryomyces hansenii CBS767 chromosome C complete sequence, a single genomic window includes:
- a CDS encoding DEHA2C03168p (highly similar to uniprot|P14682 Saccharomyces cerevisiae YDR054C CDC34 Ubiquitin-conjugating enzyme or E2), with protein MSSKSAAAILQRQFKDLTDPKKGIPSFHIELDDDNIFLWNIGIMVLNKESMYHGGYFKGQMRFPSEFPFSPPTFRFTPAIYHPNVYRDGRLCISILHQGGDPTSDEPDSETWTPAQTVESVLISIISLLEDPNVSSPANIDASVELRKNPDAYKKKVMQEVERSKADIPEDYIMPESELFAYGNGSSHTRDLEQEPVDEDFWYDSDEESFDEESFDEESLMDDMEDNDEDDEEEEEDDMDVVGK; from the coding sequence ATGAGTTCCAAATCAGCAGCAGCGATTTTACAACGACAATTTAAAGACTTGACGGACCCCAAAAAGGGGATTCCTTCGTTCCACATCGAGTTGGACGACGATAACATTTTTTTATGGAATATTGGAATAATGGTATTGAACAAGGAATCGATGTACCATGGGGGATATTTCAAGGGACAGATGAGGTTTCCCTCTGAGTTTCCATTTTCTCCTCCAACATTCCGCTTCACGCCTGCCATATACCACCCCAATGTTTATAGAGATGGAAGGTTATGTATTTCGATATTGCACCAAGGCGGAGACCCCACATCGGACGAGCCTGATAGCGAGACGTGGACGCCGGCACAGACAGTCGAGTCAGTGTTGATTTCGAtcatttcattattagaagaCCCTAACGTTTCATCCCCTGCTAATATTGATGCATCGGTTGAGTTACGAAAGAATCCCGACGCCtacaagaagaaggtgaTGCAGGAGGTTGAGAGATCCAAGGCTGATATCCCTGAAGATTACATTATGCCAGAACTGGAATTATTTGCATACGGAAACGGTAGTTCGCATACTAGGGATTTAGAACAGGAGCCAGTTGACGAAGATTTTTGGTATGACAGTGACGAAGAGAGCTTTGATGAAGAGAGCTTTGATGAGGAGAGCTTGATGGATGATATGGAGGATaatgacgaagatgatgaagaagaggaggAGGATGACATGGATGTGGTTGGGAAATAA
- a CDS encoding DEHA2C03190p (similar to CA4950|IPF5143 Candida albicans IPF5143): MMLQTKQISKVLSQGLNPISKELSTNGVNEPLSLSLLSHSGLPLTTVSNHSVEQESLTVDNLKIYSLLAMSHFKEPNNTEEDEAENGNNTRKDESNWAGMAIDKDLHLIIQKVNYAENVTNGDNSEVGEQNVVPENGEDSLYVVIFYKSEFPHAIAKLKIDNVCNALAEGLKGYN, from the coding sequence ATGATGCTTCAGACCAAACAAATATCCAAGGTGCTATCACAGGGATTAAatccaatttcaaaagagTTATCTACAAATGGTGTTAATGAACCGctatcattatcattgttGTCCCATTCAGGATTGCCTCTAACTACTGTATCGAACCATTCGGTAGAACAAGAAAGCTTGACAGTTGataacttgaaaatatattcattgcTAGCAATGAGCCACTTTAAAGAACCAAATAACACAGAAGAGGATGAAGCGGAAAATGGTAACAATACAAGGAAAGATGAGTCAAATTGGGCCGGAATGGCAATCGATAAGGACTTGCATTTGATTATACAAAAGGTGAACTATGCCGAAAACGTTACTAATGGGGATAACAGCGAAGTAGGCGAACAAAATGTGGTACCGGAAAATGGAGAAGATAGCTTGTACGTAGTTATATTCTACAAGAGTGAGTTTCCACATGCAATAGCCAAGTTGAAGATTGATAATGTGTGTAATGCATTAGCTGAAGGACTTAAGGGCTATAATTGA
- a CDS encoding DEHA2C03212p (weakly similar to uniprot|P32325 Saccharomyces cerevisiae YDR052C DBF4 Regulatory subunit of Cdc7p-Dbf4p kinase complex), translating into MDSTNYNNNNSNINSQPIKKRPSTSMNSLAATPLNQQRVPLKETSGNIPSPVLKKAKLNKSLSVSGNSILQNKPNLTRPVTTQLTHTITHNQAQKDESQSQSKANRLEGEAFQQWQRSWRKIMRESVVYFDTQGYDTNNTSHQTELKKAQRALKHVGCTLVPFYDREVTIIVSRRPFDANKEYSTSDIFHDACSLKIKVWDYEKVFRFLKNLGVNESSYKYDDNTKFNKNGDLYNLLKEEKIFGANDRDPNARRDDLHYLERNYLYAYDLAQNFRPIAVREWNDTPYPKISNTLDGKCPFIPDSSENSERRQLRRLQKFEASKNYRELLKKATVEVINNVKDGIHFDSSECSGEDIATDCDNNEVCNGNEREDESTIVQSSTSSSKRASSEEELSKPLKSTKLDFKAPPVRLARESSCVQPLNNSNSKFFEVAASGYNGASNSAQMSMDSALNSATVQGNGLGPTVSQVPSRNINNLKRRIFMKKQRQHSIPEDKERDLKPGYCENCRVKYNYFEDHISSNRHRNFACDDRHFKDIDRLIATLIESKSFGYVTSNGDYKYAN; encoded by the coding sequence ATGGATTCTActaattataataataataattccaatatcaATTCCCAACCCATTAAGAAAAGACCCTCTACAAGCATGAATTCATTAGCCGCTACACCCCTAAATCAACAAAGAGTACCATTAAAGGAAACCAGCGGTAATATTCCTTCACCGGTACTTAAAAAGGCTAAGCTTAACAAGTCGCTTAGTGTTTCTGGGAATAGCATACTCCAAAATAAACCAAATCTAACCCGGCCTGTAACCACCCAACTCACGCATACAATCACGCATAATCAAGCACAGAAAGATGAATCTCAAAGTCAAAGCAAGGCCAATAGGTTAGAGGGAGAGGCGTTTCAGCAATGGCAGAGATCATGGAGGAAAATCATGAGAGAAAGTGTTGTTTACTTTGACACACAAGGATATGATACAAACAATACCAGTCATCAAACCGAGTTGAAAAAAGCTCAGAGAGCGTTAAAACACGTAGGATGTACATTAGTACCCTTTTATGATAGAGAAGTTACCATTATTGTTAGCAGGAGACCATTTGATGCTAACAAAGAATACTCGACGAGTGACATATTTCACGATGCATGTAGTCTTAAGATCAAAGTTTGGGATTATGAGAAGGTTTTCCGgtttttgaagaatttagGAGTCAACGAGTCGAGTTACaaatatgatgataacaccaaatttaataaaaatggtgatttatataacttgttaaaagaagaaaaaatatttggtgcCAATGATCGGGATCCAAATGCTAGAAGAGATGATTTGCATTATTTAGAAAGGAATTATTTGTACGCCTACGATTTGGCACAAAATTTCAGACCAATTGCCGTGAGAGAATGGAATGATACCCCATATCCAAAGATATCTAATACACTTGATGGTAAATGTCCATTCATACCTGACTCTTCGGAGAACCTGGAAAGGAGACAACTTCGTAGATTACAAAAATTCGAAgcttcaaaaaattatagaGAATTGCTTAAGAAGGCGACTGTTGAAGTTATAAATAACGTGAAAGATGGTATACACTTTGATTCCTCTGAATGCAGTGGTGAAGATATCGCAACAGATTGtgacaataatgaagtCTGTAACGGAAACGAACGCGAGGATGAATCAACAATAGTTCAGTCGTCAACTAGTTCATCCAAAAGAGCATCATCCGAAGAGGAGTTGAGTAAACCTTTGAAATCAACTAAACTTGATTTCAAGGCTCCTCCTGTCCGTCTTGCAAGGGAATCGTCATGCGTCCAAccattgaataattcaaattcaaaattctttgaGGTTGCGGCGTCCGGTTATAATGGGGCCTCAAACTCTGCACAAATGTCTATGGATTCAGCTTTGAATAGTGCTACCGTCCAAGGTAACGGGTTAGGTCCTACTGTCTCTCAAGTACCATCgagaaatattaataatctAAAGAGGCGTATTTTCATGAAAAAGCAAAGACAGCATAGCATACCTGAAGATAAGGAAAGAGATTTAAAACCTGGTTATTGTGAAAACTGTCGTGTTAAGTATAACTATTTTGAAGACCACATCAGTTCAAATAGGCATCGTAATTTTGCAT